The following are encoded in a window of Castanea sativa cultivar Marrone di Chiusa Pesio chromosome 5, ASM4071231v1 genomic DNA:
- the LOC142637184 gene encoding molybdate transporter 2: MDQSTTTTPLLSTPWRHRLRLKTSLSSELSGAVGDLGTYIPIVLTITLVSHLDLGTTLIFTSLYNIATGLLFDIPMPVQPMKSIAAVAVAESSSGHLTVPQIAAAGLSTSIVLLFLGSTGLMSFLYRFLPLPVVRGVQLSQGLSFAFTAIKYIRYNQDLVTSKSGTPRSLLGFDGLVVALVSLLFLILTTGAGDHHDDNQEDHENHARDDDDDDDGCRQPQNRRECKRLRFLSSIPSALIVFLVGLFLCFLRDPSVFKDLKFGPSKISVLKITWEDWKIGFVRAAIPQIPLSILNSVIAVCKLSGDLFPDREASAMKVSVSVGIMNFVGCWFGAMPVCHGAGGLAGQYRFGGRSGLSVVFLGIGKLVLGLVFGNSFGMILGQFPIGILGVLLLFAGIELAMACRDMNTKEESFVMLVCAAVSLTGSSAALGFGCGILLFLLLKLRQNVDCCGYGFLRSNKPKSSVDGETSTIIP, encoded by the coding sequence ATGGAccaatccaccaccaccacacctCTCCTCTCAACCCCATGGCGCCACCGTCTCCGCCTCAAAACCTCCCTCTCGTCCGAGCTCTCGGGCGCCGTGGGTGACCTCGGCACCTACATCCCCATCGTCCTAACCATCACCCTAGTCTCCCACCTCGACCTCGGCACAACTCTCATCTTCACCTCCCTCTACAACATCGCCACTGGTCTCCTCTTCGACATCCCTATGCCAGTCCAGCCCATGAAATCCATCGCCGCCGTCGCCGTCGCAGAATCCTCCTCCGGCCACCTCACTGTCCCCCAGATCGCCGCCGCTGGTCTCTCCACTTCCATCGTTCTCCTCTTCCTTGGCTCCACTGGACTCATGTCTTTCCTCTACCGTTTCCTTCCTCTCCCTGTAGTTCGTGGCGTTCAGCTCTCTCAAGGCCTTTCCTTCGCTTTTACTGCCATAAAATACATTCGCTATAACCAAGACTTAGTCACTTCCAAATCAGGAACTCCTCGTTCCTTGCTTGGCTTCGATGGCCTTGTTGTTGCTCTTGTTTCTCTCTTATTTCTCATCTTAACAACTGGGGCAGGTGACCATCATGATGATAATCAAGAGGATCATGAAAATCATGCacgtgatgatgatgatgatgatgatggttgTAGACAACCTCAGAATCGTCGAGAGTGTAAGAGGTTAAGGTTTCTGTCTTCAATTCCTTCGGCTCTTATTGTGTTCTTGGTGGGGTTGTTTCTGTGTTTTCTTCGTGACCCTTCAGTTTTTAAAGATCTAAAGTTTGGTCCTTCGAAGATAAGTGTCTTGAAAATCACGTGGGAGGATTGGAAGATTGGTTTCGTTAGAGCTGCGATACCACAAATTCCTTTATCTATATTGAATTCAGTGATTGCGGTTTGTAAGTTATCTGGGGATTTGTTTCCAGACCGTGAGGCTTCGGCTATGAAAGTTTCTGTGAGTGTTGGGATTATGAACTTTGTTGGGTGTTGGTTTGGGGCAATGCCGGTTTGCCATGGTGCTGGTGGGCTTGCAGGGCAGTATAGATTTGGGGGTAGGAGTGGTTTGTCTGTGGTGTTTTTGGGGATAGGGAAATTGGTTCTTGGATTGGTGTTTGGCAATTCTTTTGGGATGATTTTGGGTCAGTTTCCGATTGGGATTCTTGGGGTGCTTTTGCTTTTTGCGGGGATTGAATTGGCTATGGCTTGTAGGGACATGAACACAAAGGAAGAGTCTTTTGTCATGTTGGTTTGTGCTGCTGTTTCTTTGACTGGATCCAGTGCTGCTCTGGGGTTTGGGTGTGGGATTTTGCTCTTTTTGCTTCTGAAATTAAGGCAAAATGTGGACTGTTGTGGTTATGGGTTTCTCAGATCCAACAAGCCTAAATCTTCCGTTGATGGTGAAACTAGTACCATCATTCCTTAG